In a genomic window of Ipomoea triloba cultivar NCNSP0323 chromosome 3, ASM357664v1:
- the LOC116012270 gene encoding probable trehalose-phosphate phosphatase 3, translated as MRDNIPRFYKLVGLPKWLAKAHNIEAFAKVQYDKYHPNEYSEEEPIHPLSTEPIIGDSKCNFWLQKHPSALSSFNGIMSAAKGKQIVVFLDYDGTLSPIVSDPDKAFMSAPMRLAVHEVARHFPTAIISGRSRDKVFGFVELDEVYYAGSHGMDIMGPATQVKSYDAKYQTRTVDKKGNEISVFQPAHDFLPLLEKMLGELKEATCDVKGAFIEDNRFCISVHYRQVLEKDYALLEKKVHAILSNYPKFHVTIGKKVLEIRPSIKWNKGHALLYLLEALGFSDSTNNVFPFYIGDDKTDEDAFKVLKSRAHGCPIIVSSVPKETMASYSLRDPLEVLAFLNRLARWGKINAITSP; from the exons ATGAGGGACAACATTCCAAGGTTTTACAAGCTTGTTGGATTGCCAAAGTGGCTTGCCAAAGCCCACAATATTGAGGCCTTCGCGAAAGTCCAGTATGACAAGTATCACCCCAATGAATATTCTGAAGAGGAGCCTATTCACCCTTTATCAACCGAGCCCATTATTGGAGACTCCAAATGCAATTTTTGGCTG CAAAAACACCCTTCTGCTCTGAGCTCGTTTAATGGGATAATGAGCGCTGCAAAGGGGAAACAGATTGTTGTGTTTTTGGATTACGATGGAACTCTGTCGCCAATTGTTAGTGACCCTGACAAGGCCTTCATGTCTGCTCCG ATGCGCTTAGCCGTGCACGAAGTTGCCAGACACTTCCCGACAGCTATTATAAGCGGAAGAAGCAGAGACAAG GTGTTTGGATTTGTGGAGTTAGATGAGGTGTATTATGCTGGCAGCCACGGAATGGATATTATGGGACCTGCAACGCAAGTTAAATCCTATGATGCTAAATACCAGACCAGAACAGTTGATAAAAAG GGGAATGAAATTTCAGTTTTCCAGCCTGCTCATGATTTTTTGCCTTTATTAGAGAAg ATGTTAGGTGAGCTAAAAGAGGCAACTTGTGATGTAAAGGGAGCATTCATAGAGGACAATAGGTTCTGTATCTCTGTGCATTATCGGCAAGTCTTGGAAAAGGACTATGCATTACTAGAGAAGAAAGTCCATGCCATACTCTCCAACTACCCAAAATTTCATGTGACAATAGGGAAGAAGGTCCTGGAGATCCGACCATCgatcaagtggaacaaaggCCACGCGCTGCTCTACTTGCTCGAAGCTCTCGGATTTTCTGACTCCACCAATAATGTCTTCCCCTTTTACATTGGAGATGACAAAACTGATGAAGACGCTTTTAAG GTACTCAAGAGTAGAGCGCATGGTTGCCCTATAATAGTCTCCTCTGTCCCAAAGGAGACTATGGCTTCTTACTCGCTTCGCGATCCTTTAGAAGTTTTAGCTTTTCTGAATCGGTTAGCAAGATGGGGCAAGATCAATGCCATAACTTCTCCATGA